Proteins encoded by one window of Vigna radiata var. radiata cultivar VC1973A chromosome 5, Vradiata_ver6, whole genome shotgun sequence:
- the LOC106762865 gene encoding protein DCL homolog, chloroplastic, translating into MALPSLLPKTAPHLLPFTNPFSSSSSPSTLILPFRFHFFSHLPPLSLLKAASSAGDSFRSKPLMSQRRGILEEHGSQAFEEDDDDKWIDWEDQILEDTVPLVGFVRMILHSGQYESGDRLSEEHEKTIIEKLLPFHPEFEQKIGCGVDYITIGYHPDFERSRCLFIVRQDGQVVDFSYWKCIKGLIRKNYPLYADTFILRHFRKKSRNL; encoded by the exons ATGGCTTTGCCTTCTTTACTACCCAAAACGGCACCGCATCTTCTTCCCTTCACAAAccccttctcttcctcttcctctcccTCCACTCTCATCTTACCTTTCCGCTTCcactttttctctcatcttcctcctctctctcttctcaaAGCCGCTTCCTCCGCCGGCGATAGTTTTCGCAGCAAGCCCCTCATGTCGCAAAGAAGGGGGATTTTGGAGGAACACGGCAGCCAAGCCTTTGAGGAAGACGACGACGACAAATGGATTGACTGGGAGGACCAGATTTTGGAGGACACAGTTCCTCTCGTTGGTTTCGTCAGGATGATTCTCCATTCTGGACA ATATGAAAGTGGAGATAGACTAAGTGAAGAGCATGAGAAAACCATTATTGAGAAGCTGCTTCCCTTTCATCCGGAATTTGAGCAAAAGATCGGATGTGGAGTTGATTATATCACG ATTGGATATCATCCTGATTTTGAACGCTCAAGGTGTTTGTTCATTGTTCGACAAGATGGTCAAGTGGTTGATTTTTCATATTGGAAATGTATAAAGGGCTTGATCAGAAAGAACTATCCATTATACGCAGACACTTTCATTCTCAGACATTTCAGGAAGAAAAGTCGTAATTTGTGA